A window from Gottschalkiaceae bacterium SANA encodes these proteins:
- the hcp gene encoding hydroxylamine reductase: protein MSMFCYQCQEAAKGTGCTVKGVCGKTDDVAILQDLLLYISKELSLLNQENKSAGKGDRRIDLYVVKSLFATITNANFNRDVFVARIKEGIAMRDELLAANSYPTEVTGRMQWNVNSEEEMLAKGATVGVLATENEDVRSLRELTIYGLKGMAAYAEHAYNLKFEDQAIFDFIEGALVKTLDDSLTADELTALVLETGSFGVKTMALLDEANTSTYGNPEITSVNIGVGTRPGILISGHDLRDMEDLLKQTEGTGVDVYTHSEMLPANYYPAFKKYDHFVGNYGNAWWKQKEEFESFNGPVLFTTNCIVPPAESYADRVYTTGESGFKGFPHIADRGEKEMKDFSAIIEHAKKCAAPTEIETGEIVGGFAHAQVLALADKVVDAVKSGAIRKFVVMAGCDARMKSRNYYTDFAKELPNDTVILTAGCAKYRYNKLQLGDIGGIPRVLDAGQCNDSYSLAVIAMKLQEVFELEDINELPIVYNIAWYEQKAVIVLLALLALGVKDIHLGPTLPAFLSPNIVNVLVENFGIAGISTVEDDLENLIGLA, encoded by the coding sequence ATGTCAATGTTTTGTTATCAATGTCAAGAAGCAGCAAAGGGAACAGGATGTACCGTTAAAGGGGTTTGTGGAAAAACAGATGACGTTGCAATTCTTCAAGATTTATTGCTCTATATCTCCAAGGAACTTTCTCTCTTAAATCAAGAGAATAAAAGCGCAGGCAAGGGCGACCGAAGAATTGATCTTTACGTAGTAAAATCACTTTTTGCAACGATTACCAATGCCAATTTCAATCGAGATGTATTTGTTGCACGCATTAAAGAAGGCATTGCCATGCGTGACGAATTGCTAGCTGCCAACAGCTATCCAACTGAAGTCACTGGCCGCATGCAATGGAATGTGAACTCAGAAGAAGAAATGCTGGCTAAAGGAGCAACAGTTGGCGTACTAGCCACTGAAAACGAAGATGTTCGTTCGCTTCGTGAGTTAACCATTTACGGATTAAAAGGAATGGCTGCTTACGCTGAGCATGCCTATAACCTAAAATTTGAAGATCAAGCTATCTTTGATTTTATCGAGGGAGCTTTGGTTAAAACATTGGACGATAGCTTAACTGCCGATGAGTTGACTGCTCTTGTCTTAGAAACGGGAAGTTTTGGTGTGAAAACAATGGCTTTATTGGATGAAGCCAATACCTCAACTTACGGAAATCCTGAAATTACCAGCGTCAACATTGGCGTCGGCACACGCCCAGGCATCCTAATCAGCGGTCACGACCTTCGAGATATGGAAGATCTCTTAAAACAAACCGAGGGTACTGGTGTTGATGTTTACACCCATAGCGAAATGCTTCCAGCAAACTACTATCCTGCTTTTAAAAAGTATGATCACTTTGTTGGAAACTACGGAAATGCATGGTGGAAACAAAAAGAAGAATTTGAATCCTTCAACGGACCCGTTCTTTTCACAACCAACTGTATCGTTCCACCGGCCGAAAGCTATGCGGATCGTGTATACACAACTGGCGAATCTGGATTCAAAGGATTCCCTCACATCGCTGATCGCGGCGAAAAAGAGATGAAAGATTTCTCAGCCATTATCGAGCATGCAAAAAAATGTGCAGCACCAACAGAAATTGAAACCGGTGAAATTGTCGGCGGATTCGCACATGCCCAGGTACTTGCCTTGGCTGATAAAGTCGTAGATGCGGTAAAATCTGGTGCCATTCGAAAGTTTGTTGTTATGGCAGGCTGTGATGCACGCATGAAATCACGAAACTACTACACTGATTTTGCAAAAGAATTGCCAAATGACACCGTCATCTTAACTGCTGGTTGTGCAAAATATCGATATAACAAATTGCAATTGGGCGATATCGGCGGCATTCCTCGTGTTTTAGATGCTGGACAATGCAACGATTCCTATTCACTAGCCGTCATTGCTATGAAATTGCAAGAAGTCTTTGAATTAGAAGATATCAATGAATTACCAATCGTATACAATATCGCATGGTACGAGCAAAAAGCCGTTATCGTATTGTTGGCCTTGTTAGCCCTCGGTGTGAAGGACATCCACTTAGGACCAACACTTCCAGCCTTCTTGTCACCAAACATTGTAAATGTATTGGTTGAAAACTTCGGTATCGCTGGTATCTCAACCGTAGAAGACGATTTAGAAAACTTAATTGGATTAGCATAA
- a CDS encoding ABC transporter permease, producing MRRHPWLYAVLVVFGIWWLGSILLQLPILPSPIRVLAFIFSRKGLVMGSHLFSSVRRLILGVVSGLAIGYPLGLILGTYPRTHHVFSPILALLYPIPKTTFLPLFMLAFGLGDAPKIGLILLIIVFPIIIMTRDQVMQLDSELFTPLIALGASETQIFRELVIPATIPQLLSTTRISTATALSVLFLAEAFGTRSGIGFFIMDAMQRINYVQMFAGIVILACLGVLCFQGIDWIEKKWNQKL from the coding sequence ATGAGACGCCATCCCTGGCTTTATGCCGTTCTAGTCGTATTTGGTATCTGGTGGCTAGGCTCTATCCTCCTTCAATTGCCGATTCTCCCTTCACCCATTCGGGTCTTGGCCTTTATCTTTTCTCGAAAAGGTCTGGTCATGGGGAGTCATTTATTCTCCAGTGTCCGACGCTTGATCCTTGGGGTAGTGAGTGGACTAGCCATCGGCTATCCTTTGGGCTTAATCCTAGGCACATATCCACGGACTCATCACGTTTTTTCGCCGATTCTTGCACTCCTGTATCCAATTCCAAAAACAACCTTTCTTCCCTTGTTTATGCTGGCCTTTGGACTTGGGGACGCGCCAAAAATCGGACTTATTTTACTGATTATCGTTTTTCCAATTATCATCATGACGCGAGATCAAGTCATGCAACTGGATTCTGAACTTTTCACTCCACTGATCGCTTTAGGAGCAAGTGAAACTCAGATCTTTCGAGAACTGGTGATTCCCGCAACAATTCCTCAACTGCTATCCACCACAAGAATTTCAACCGCCACTGCCCTTTCTGTTCTTTTTTTGGCAGAAGCTTTTGGCACGCGATCCGGAATTGGATTTTTCATCATGGATGCCATGCAGCGAATCAACTATGTGCAGATGTTTGCAGGTATTGTCATCCTTGCTTGCTTGGGTGTTCTTTGCTTTCAGGGAATTGACTGGATTGAAAAAAAATGGAATCAAAAATTGTGA
- a CDS encoding flavin prenyltransferase UbiX, which translates to MKPLTKPYIVGITGASGSPYAWRLLQKLNEEKLEVYVVATETGALVFKHEMGFSLDQGIARLGEGSFHIETVTSFFSPIASGSRRFAGMIVCPCSMGTAGRIAAATSDNLLIRAADVCLKEKFPLLLLTRETPLHAIHLENLLKLSKTGATIMPISPSFYHHPQTIEELLDQMMGRIFDHLGLNHNFHTRWEE; encoded by the coding sequence ATGAAACCATTGACGAAACCTTATATCGTTGGAATCACTGGCGCCTCAGGTAGCCCCTATGCCTGGCGTCTGCTTCAAAAATTGAATGAAGAAAAACTTGAGGTCTATGTCGTTGCTACAGAAACAGGTGCCTTAGTCTTTAAACATGAAATGGGTTTTTCCTTGGACCAAGGCATTGCTCGCCTAGGCGAAGGTAGCTTCCATATCGAAACAGTGACTTCATTCTTTTCTCCCATTGCCAGTGGATCAAGGCGCTTTGCAGGAATGATCGTCTGTCCCTGTTCCATGGGAACCGCAGGACGAATCGCCGCTGCTACCAGTGACAACCTCTTAATTCGCGCAGCCGATGTCTGCCTTAAGGAAAAATTTCCCCTCTTGCTCTTAACTCGGGAAACACCCCTGCATGCGATTCACTTAGAGAACCTATTAAAACTATCAAAAACGGGTGCAACCATTATGCCCATTAGTCCCTCTTTTTACCATCATCCTCAAACAATCGAGGAATTGCTGGATCAAATGATGGGACGAATCTTTGATCACCTGGGGCTGAACCACAATTTTCATACCCGTTGGGAGGAATAA
- the ubiA gene encoding putative 4-hydroxybenzoate polyprenyltransferase has translation MGLINKIRQFGELVMFSHTLFSLPFAAVSMIWAAEGFPSARLVFWILIALFAGRNAANAINRVIDADYDKENPRTAGRQIPQGKVKKSEAIILTTVLLAIFVFAAYQLNFLCFVLSPLAIALFLLYSYTKRWTWACHLVLGAICAGAPVGAWIAVTGKLALPPLVLAAGVTFWIAGFDTLYGTQDIDFDKSVGLHSIPERFGLKNALIIAKIFHVFAWGFFFLAGAIGGIGWLYLVGMVVIAFLLSIEHHIVQPANHGIMNWASYHINQIVSILYLTMALLDAWIIGRIG, from the coding sequence ATGGGCTTGATTAATAAAATTCGTCAATTTGGCGAATTGGTCATGTTCTCACATACCCTGTTCTCCCTGCCCTTTGCGGCAGTATCCATGATTTGGGCGGCAGAGGGATTCCCCTCTGCCCGTCTTGTCTTTTGGATCCTGATCGCCTTATTTGCTGGCAGAAATGCAGCAAACGCCATCAACCGTGTGATCGATGCCGATTACGACAAAGAAAATCCGCGAACGGCCGGCCGCCAAATTCCCCAAGGAAAAGTAAAAAAATCAGAAGCCATCATTTTGACGACTGTCCTTTTGGCTATCTTTGTCTTTGCAGCCTATCAATTAAATTTTCTCTGTTTTGTTTTGTCGCCCCTTGCCATCGCCCTCTTTTTGCTGTATTCCTATACAAAACGTTGGACGTGGGCCTGCCATTTGGTTTTGGGCGCTATCTGTGCCGGCGCACCGGTAGGTGCTTGGATTGCAGTAACAGGCAAACTTGCCCTTCCCCCACTGGTTTTGGCCGCTGGGGTAACCTTCTGGATCGCAGGATTTGATACCCTCTACGGCACCCAGGACATCGATTTTGACAAAAGTGTCGGGCTCCATTCCATTCCAGAACGGTTCGGGCTGAAAAACGCCCTCATCATTGCAAAGATTTTTCATGTCTTCGCCTGGGGCTTTTTCTTTCTCGCAGGCGCCATAGGCGGAATCGGCTGGCTTTATCTTGTTGGCATGGTCGTCATTGCTTTCTTGCTCAGTATTGAGCATCATATCGTTCAACCTGCAAACCATGGAATTATGAATTGGGCTAGCTACCATATCAATCAAATTGTCAGCATCCTCTACCTGACCATGGCTTTATTGGATGCTTGGATCATTGGGAGGATCGGATGA
- a CDS encoding menaquinone biosynthesis decarboxylase, producing MAYKDLQDFIKELEKIGELKRIKTPVSTNLEITEITDRVSKQNGPALLFENVEGSDYPVLMNAFGSEKRMAMSLGVNHLDEIADRISDYLDLKQYMSFLGAVKSLPKLAPLTAVIPRKVKVAECQEVVEDANLDELPILTCWPQDGGPYMTLPLVITKDPETGQQNMGMYRLQKYDAKTTGMHWHLHKDGKMIYEKHREMGIQRMPVSVAFGCDPATTYAATAPLPKMIDEMLFSGFLRKKPLRIVKSVTNDIYVPANAEFVLEGYVDLDERRLEGPFGDHTGYYSLADEYPVFHVEKVTHRKNPVYPATIVGKPPMEDCYMAKATERIFLPLMRLFVPEIIDMNLPLEGVFHNCCIISIEKKYPKHAHKVMHALWGLGQMMYTKMIIVVDHTVDVQDVSVVMWKVFNNIDPKRDLVISDGPLDALDHSSPTAFHGSRLGVDATKKTRSEGHPRQWPDDIEMDQDIVDQVTKKWAEYGLD from the coding sequence ATGGCTTATAAAGATTTACAGGATTTTATTAAAGAATTAGAAAAAATTGGCGAATTGAAACGAATTAAGACACCGGTTTCTACAAACCTTGAAATCACTGAAATCACAGACCGGGTTTCCAAACAAAATGGTCCTGCCCTTCTCTTTGAAAACGTAGAAGGTTCAGACTATCCGGTATTAATGAACGCCTTTGGTTCAGAAAAGCGGATGGCAATGTCCCTTGGTGTCAATCACCTAGACGAAATTGCCGATCGGATCTCGGACTACTTGGATCTCAAGCAATATATGAGCTTTCTAGGCGCAGTGAAATCCCTACCAAAACTTGCACCTCTTACAGCTGTCATTCCACGTAAGGTCAAAGTTGCGGAATGCCAAGAGGTTGTCGAGGATGCGAATCTCGATGAATTGCCCATTCTAACCTGCTGGCCGCAGGATGGCGGTCCCTATATGACCCTTCCTTTGGTGATAACCAAGGATCCCGAAACCGGCCAACAAAACATGGGTATGTATCGGTTACAAAAATATGATGCAAAAACCACAGGGATGCATTGGCATCTGCATAAGGACGGCAAAATGATCTATGAAAAGCATCGCGAAATGGGCATCCAACGGATGCCGGTTTCTGTTGCTTTCGGTTGCGATCCTGCAACGACCTATGCCGCAACAGCTCCCTTGCCAAAAATGATTGATGAAATGCTCTTCTCCGGTTTTCTTCGTAAGAAGCCCCTACGGATCGTAAAATCCGTAACCAACGATATCTATGTACCAGCCAATGCAGAATTCGTATTGGAAGGATATGTTGATCTCGATGAGCGGCGTCTGGAGGGACCTTTCGGCGATCACACGGGTTATTATTCTTTGGCAGACGAATATCCTGTCTTCCATGTAGAAAAAGTCACACATAGAAAAAATCCAGTATATCCAGCAACCATTGTTGGAAAGCCACCCATGGAAGATTGCTATATGGCAAAAGCCACAGAACGGATCTTTTTGCCATTGATGCGACTCTTTGTTCCGGAAATTATTGATATGAACCTTCCCTTGGAAGGGGTATTTCATAATTGCTGTATCATTTCCATCGAAAAGAAATATCCCAAGCACGCTCATAAGGTCATGCATGCTCTTTGGGGACTTGGCCAAATGATGTATACCAAGATGATTATCGTTGTGGATCACACCGTTGATGTTCAGGACGTCTCGGTTGTCATGTGGAAGGTATTTAACAATATTGATCCAAAACGTGATCTTGTCATTTCCGACGGTCCCTTGGATGCCCTGGATCACTCGTCACCAACAGCATTCCATGGCAGTCGATTGGGCGTTGACGCAACGAAGAAGACACGCAGTGAAGGTCATCCACGCCAATGGCCGGACGATATCGAAATGGATCAAGATATTGTAGACCAGGTCACAAAGAAGTGGGCAGAATATGGGCTTGATTAA
- a CDS encoding polyprenyl synthetase family protein: MQNYWEQFPTIQVELQRVHDLMLQETKDAEPFISQPLIELIQTGGKKMRPAFVLIAGNYGNPDPKRIQAIAASVELLHLSTLIHDDIIDQSKLRRGIEAVPSKYGTDVAVYLGDYLFAKTFLIMSRYQKEDSNTEIAKAIFKICRGELKQYRFRHDTALSVSQYLRVISGKTAALFSVSLYAGALEGDLSHRKAHQLALSGLRAGMAFQIIDDCLDYTGEDKTLSKSAQNDIKQGFMTLPIIYALKADSTGQLQKRLNESSLSKADLTWIQNQVITLGGVKKAQILAKKYTKKAYEALNRTPDCESRAILHTVYQSLLERRY; encoded by the coding sequence ATGCAAAATTATTGGGAGCAATTTCCCACTATCCAAGTTGAGCTACAGCGGGTACATGACTTGATGCTTCAGGAAACAAAAGATGCCGAACCCTTTATTTCTCAGCCCTTGATTGAACTCATTCAAACAGGCGGAAAAAAAATGCGTCCGGCTTTTGTTCTAATCGCTGGAAATTACGGCAATCCAGATCCTAAACGTATTCAAGCCATAGCAGCATCGGTAGAACTACTTCATCTTTCAACATTGATCCATGACGATATCATTGATCAATCCAAGCTACGCCGTGGAATTGAAGCAGTCCCATCCAAGTACGGAACCGATGTTGCCGTTTATTTAGGTGACTATCTCTTTGCCAAAACTTTTCTTATCATGAGTCGTTACCAAAAGGAAGATTCCAATACAGAGATTGCCAAAGCCATTTTTAAAATCTGCCGTGGTGAACTTAAGCAATATCGCTTTCGCCATGACACCGCACTCTCAGTTTCACAATACCTGCGAGTGATCAGTGGAAAAACGGCAGCACTTTTTTCAGTGAGTCTTTATGCGGGTGCCCTTGAGGGGGACCTTTCACACCGTAAAGCCCATCAGTTGGCCCTTTCCGGTTTGCGAGCGGGCATGGCTTTTCAAATCATTGACGATTGTCTTGATTATACCGGTGAGGACAAAACCCTTTCGAAAAGTGCGCAAAACGATATTAAACAGGGATTTATGACCCTGCCCATCATTTATGCCTTGAAAGCAGATTCAACGGGTCAACTGCAAAAGCGACTGAATGAATCTTCACTCTCAAAAGCAGATCTCACTTGGATCCAAAATCAAGTCATTACCTTGGGTGGCGTTAAAAAGGCACAGATCCTTGCCAAAAAGTATACAAAAAAAGCATACGAAGCATTAAATAGAACCCCGGATTGCGAAAGCCGCGCAATCCTTCATACGGTTTACCAATCCTTATTGGAACGCCGATACTAG
- a CDS encoding Gx transporter family protein, producing MKSNTRKLVFLSLLVAQAMVLSWLESMIPFTPGIPGAKLGLANIVTLIALSTMDYKSCFTIVVMRTTLTSFLFGTVSSLLYSLSGGLLSLIVMALVLKFLPKSFSLMAVSIIGAIAHNLGQLLMAALVIENLNILYYLPFLMLLAIPTGLFVGIVTRYLLPYLKRFGFQFQ from the coding sequence ATGAAATCAAATACAAGAAAGCTTGTTTTTTTATCCCTTCTTGTCGCCCAAGCAATGGTGCTAAGTTGGCTAGAATCAATGATCCCCTTTACACCAGGCATTCCAGGTGCAAAGCTGGGACTTGCAAATATTGTCACCTTGATCGCACTGTCCACTATGGATTATAAGAGCTGTTTCACCATTGTCGTCATGCGCACGACCTTAACCTCCTTTCTTTTTGGGACGGTTTCTTCCCTGCTCTACTCCTTATCCGGTGGCTTACTCAGTCTCATTGTGATGGCTCTTGTATTGAAATTTCTGCCTAAAAGCTTTAGCTTAATGGCCGTCAGCATCATCGGTGCAATCGCCCATAACTTGGGGCAATTGCTAATGGCAGCTCTGGTCATCGAAAACCTAAATATTCTCTACTATCTTCCGTTTTTGATGTTGCTTGCCATTCCAACAGGGCTATTTGTTGGAATCGTAACCCGCTATCTTCTGCCTTATCTCAAACGATTTGGCTTTCAGTTTCAATAA
- a CDS encoding NusG domain II-containing protein, producing MKKNDIILILVVAAIAIAALLWMKTTKEPEADQWVVIESYGELVEVIPLTQSTEREIRVGDEAVYNLVIISQGVANMIESDCPDQICVETKSASQVGDMIVCLPHQLIVYITDQPIEE from the coding sequence ATGAAGAAAAATGATATCATTCTGATCCTCGTCGTTGCGGCAATCGCAATCGCCGCTTTGCTCTGGATGAAAACAACAAAAGAACCAGAGGCTGATCAATGGGTTGTTATTGAATCCTATGGAGAACTGGTTGAAGTGATTCCACTCACTCAGTCGACAGAACGAGAGATTAGAGTCGGTGATGAAGCAGTCTATAATCTTGTGATTATTTCACAAGGCGTGGCGAACATGATAGAATCGGATTGTCCCGATCAAATTTGTGTTGAGACGAAATCGGCAAGCCAAGTTGGCGATATGATCGTATGTCTCCCCCACCAATTGATTGTTTATATTACCGATCAACCTATCGAGGAGTAA
- a CDS encoding FAD-dependent oxidoreductase: MNPTKIVILGGGYAGIKAGKVLHKAFKKDSNVEITLIDRHRFHTLMTELHEVAGHRTEPDAITVDLKKVFRGRMVNVRFDEIASIDLEGQCLKGQQNEYPYDYLVVATGNESNFFGVEGAEEHSHTLWSYEDATDLREHVENMYDLASRTEDLEKRKELLTFAVCGGGFTGVEMAGELGEAKEHLSRKYDIDPNEVKVYNIEAMGRILNMLEKDSQVEKVQQRYQKLGIELRTNAPIIKVEENAFTLKSGEVVPCQTLIWAAGIKNNSFAAKLGLTVGRGGRILVNEYMQTTEYKNVFAVGDNAAYEDQDGPMPQIVQAAEASGHTAASNIIQMIQGGELHTHEQKYDGFMVSVGSRYAVSDTRGIRFNGWMAMLVKHLVNFLYLFTVGGVRQLWNYWRHEFFRVKHRRSFVGGHFATASPNFWLVPLRIYLGVMWLIEGYNKIGEGWLKEMKMGWLLTPSPVAADATSAASGAAEAVVETVTAASGAAEAVVETASAYGEPLLKNVPGIMQWFLDNIYAQAPVFFQIMIVLTEMAVGALLIVGLFTFLSSAISVVLTIAFTLTTMTDVSILWFFFGGIALIGGAGSTFGLDYYVLPRLRLWWSKTHIGGKGYLYWDELE, encoded by the coding sequence ATGAATCCGACAAAAATTGTAATTCTTGGCGGTGGCTACGCTGGAATTAAGGCAGGAAAAGTTCTGCATAAAGCCTTTAAAAAAGACTCGAATGTAGAAATCACCTTAATCGATCGCCATCGATTCCATACATTGATGACTGAACTTCACGAAGTTGCCGGTCATCGAACTGAACCTGACGCGATCACCGTTGATCTGAAAAAGGTCTTCCGCGGTCGAATGGTTAATGTACGATTTGATGAAATCGCATCCATTGACTTGGAAGGTCAATGTCTAAAGGGTCAACAAAACGAATATCCTTACGACTATCTTGTTGTTGCAACAGGCAATGAGTCAAACTTCTTTGGAGTTGAGGGTGCTGAAGAGCATTCACACACCCTATGGTCTTACGAAGACGCAACTGATCTTCGCGAACATGTAGAAAACATGTACGATCTCGCTTCTCGCACCGAAGATCTAGAAAAGCGAAAAGAGCTATTAACCTTTGCAGTTTGCGGTGGTGGTTTTACCGGTGTTGAAATGGCCGGTGAATTGGGAGAAGCAAAAGAACATCTTTCCCGTAAATACGACATCGATCCCAACGAAGTAAAAGTTTACAATATTGAAGCGATGGGACGCATTTTAAATATGCTTGAAAAAGATAGCCAAGTTGAAAAGGTTCAACAGCGATATCAAAAACTTGGAATTGAGCTTCGCACCAATGCTCCAATCATCAAAGTAGAAGAAAATGCCTTTACCTTAAAAAGTGGTGAAGTCGTTCCTTGTCAAACTTTGATCTGGGCTGCCGGAATCAAAAACAACTCATTTGCAGCAAAACTAGGATTAACCGTAGGTCGCGGAGGCCGTATCCTTGTCAATGAATATATGCAGACAACAGAATACAAAAATGTATTCGCTGTCGGTGACAATGCGGCATACGAGGATCAAGACGGTCCAATGCCACAGATCGTTCAGGCAGCCGAGGCTTCAGGCCATACAGCAGCAAGCAATATCATCCAAATGATTCAAGGTGGAGAACTTCATACCCACGAACAAAAATATGATGGCTTTATGGTTTCGGTTGGATCCCGCTACGCAGTATCTGATACCCGTGGAATTCGATTCAACGGATGGATGGCCATGTTGGTCAAGCATTTGGTCAACTTCCTATATCTCTTCACTGTTGGAGGCGTTCGCCAGCTATGGAACTATTGGCGTCATGAATTTTTCCGTGTGAAACACCGTCGTTCTTTTGTTGGTGGTCATTTCGCAACAGCTTCACCAAACTTCTGGTTGGTTCCTCTAAGAATTTACCTAGGTGTCATGTGGCTAATTGAAGGCTACAATAAAATTGGTGAGGGTTGGCTGAAAGAAATGAAGATGGGTTGGTTATTAACCCCTTCTCCAGTTGCAGCAGATGCAACCTCAGCCGCTTCTGGAGCCGCAGAAGCAGTCGTTGAAACTGTCACAGCTGCCAGTGGAGCCGCAGAAGCAGTTGTTGAAACTGCCTCGGCCTACGGTGAGCCCTTATTGAAAAATGTACCTGGAATCATGCAATGGTTCCTCGACAATATTTATGCACAAGCACCTGTTTTCTTCCAAATTATGATTGTCTTAACAGAAATGGCCGTTGGCGCTTTATTGATTGTAGGCTTGTTTACTTTCCTATCTTCTGCAATCAGTGTTGTATTAACCATCGCCTTTACTTTGACAACCATGACAGACGTCAGCATTCTTTGGTTCTTCTTTGGTGGTATCGCCTTGATCGGTGGAGCCGGAAGCACCTTCGGCTTGGACTATTATGTCCTCCCTCGACTGCGTCTCTGGTGGAGCAAAACACATATTGGCGGCAAAGGGTATCTATACTGGGACGAACTTGAATAG
- a CDS encoding FAD:protein FMN transferase, with protein sequence MRIKRSIQVLGIVLVTAIALVGCAQKESPQVVETPSKASYIEDHAFQLDTIITVKLYGEEDTSLIEDSFSRIEELEKMLSVHLEGSDLAKIRDAAGISAVKVQAETFEVMEAALGYAELSQGRFDPTAGPLIDLWGIDPPEGHLATEEELADIKPLIDYQKLIVDGEAGTIYLQDEKMIANLGAIAKGYIADEVKEQLVDAGVTSGIINLGGNVLLIGGKPDGSDFRIGVQDPDSLRGEYLGIVSLKDESIVTSGDYERFFEVNGKKYHHILDPFTGFPAQNSLRSVTIISPKSTDGDALSTTCFLLGLDEGIKLIRSLPSIDAIFVTKDDRMIFSSQDLLDRYQSTNEAMEEEVYAQ encoded by the coding sequence ATGAGGATTAAACGAAGTATTCAAGTGTTGGGAATCGTGCTTGTAACGGCAATTGCTCTTGTAGGATGTGCGCAGAAGGAATCGCCTCAAGTCGTGGAAACACCCTCAAAGGCATCGTATATAGAGGATCATGCTTTTCAGCTCGATACAATTATAACGGTCAAACTCTATGGAGAAGAAGATACAAGCTTGATTGAGGATTCTTTTTCACGGATTGAAGAACTGGAAAAAATGCTTAGTGTTCACCTCGAGGGTAGCGACTTGGCAAAAATACGCGATGCAGCTGGGATTTCGGCAGTCAAGGTGCAGGCGGAGACCTTTGAAGTGATGGAAGCCGCTCTTGGGTACGCAGAACTCTCACAAGGTCGGTTTGACCCGACGGCAGGACCATTGATTGACCTATGGGGAATAGACCCTCCAGAAGGCCACCTAGCAACAGAAGAAGAATTGGCTGACATAAAACCCCTGATCGATTATCAAAAATTGATTGTGGATGGAGAAGCTGGAACAATTTATCTTCAGGATGAAAAGATGATTGCCAATCTTGGTGCCATTGCTAAAGGCTATATTGCAGACGAGGTGAAAGAACAATTGGTGGACGCTGGTGTAACTAGTGGTATTATCAATCTTGGCGGAAATGTGCTGTTGATCGGTGGAAAGCCGGATGGATCGGATTTTCGAATTGGGGTTCAGGACCCGGATAGCTTGCGTGGAGAGTATTTGGGCATTGTTTCCTTAAAGGATGAGTCCATTGTAACCTCAGGCGATTATGAACGTTTTTTTGAAGTGAATGGAAAGAAGTATCATCATATTCTTGATCCTTTTACAGGATTTCCAGCTCAAAATAGTTTGCGTTCCGTTACAATTATCAGCCCAAAGTCAACGGATGGAGATGCCTTGTCGACCACATGCTTCTTACTGGGGCTTGATGAAGGAATCAAGTTGATTCGGTCCCTGCCGTCTATTGACGCGATTTTTGTTACCAAGGATGATCGTATGATCTTCAGTTCGCAGGACTTGTTGGATCGCTATCAATCAACAAATGAAGCAATGGAAGAAGAGGTTTATGCGCAATAA